The Peribacillus simplex genome contains the following window.
GAAGGTCATATCCTGTTCACGGAAAACATTTCCGCTTTGCTGCCCATAACCCACCCATTGGCGGAAAGGAAGAGTCTGCGCCTAAGTGATTTACGAAATGATCCATTCGTTTTGTTTCCCAAAGGATACATCCTTCACAGTATCGCTATCGAAGCATGCAAAGCAGCCGGTTTCGCACCGAACATCACCTCGGAAGGTGAAGACATGGATTCCATAAAAGGGCTCGTATCAGCCGGAATTGGGGTCAGTCTGCTCCCTGACAGCACCTTTTATGAAGTCACTCCAAGACTGACTGTCAAAATCCCGATCGACACCCCTGAAGTCAAACGGACTGTTGGCATCATCACACCAAAAAACAGGGAATTGGCACCATCGGAAGAACTTTTCTACCAATTTGCCAAAAAGTTTTTCTCTGTTCTCGAGCAATACCAATAAATCATGGTTTTAGAATGTTCCATTCATCTTTCATGCATTCAGCCCCATCAGCATTAATACGGTAAAGCCGCCCCTCTTTCCGGAAAAAGCGTATGGAAGCCAGGGGCGCAATCCTTTTAAACTATGAATGTGAGCGAAGGGCCTTTTCCATAAATGATTTCATTAGACAACTTACCCATAGCCAACTGTTCGAATAACGTATCAAGATTATTTGTACAGGAGGAATTGATATGAAGCCCACCCATTCACATCTTGCTTGGCATGAAACACTGGAACTTCATGAATTGGTCGCAGCCCAGTCCATTACCCTTATTAAATTGAAAAAAGCCTATCCGACAATACAGGACCCCATTCTAAAAACGATTTACAGGCAAACCATTATGGAATTGCTGCAATTTTACCCATTGACACCTAAGACGGACCTGGATGGCGATGTATTAAGGGATGAAGCATCTGCCGCTACTGCCGGAGAATTGCTGGGGCTTGCCAAAACATCCATCAAAAATTATGCAGGTGCCATTTCTGAAACAGCCACCCCTTCCCTTCGAAAGGTATTTATTAAACATTTAAACGGAGCCATCGATATCCATTTCAAGATTTTCAACTACCTTTATGAAAGAAATCTCTATCCTGCTTACAACTTAAACCAATTGCTTCAAAATGACGTGGATGTTGCCAATAATGCTCTTTCACAGCCATTCTAAATGCAAAAGAGGTAAGCGCACCGATCGCTTGCCTTTTACCCCGTTCCGACTCTTAAATGTTATAATATTTAATAATTGGGTTTAATTGGATTAATTTTATCAAGGGGGTGAAATACATGAAAAAGATCATATTATCCATCATCATATTCCTGCTCTCATTTTCTTTAGCCGCCTGTAAGGCTGATGATCCAAAACCCGAGAATACCCTTTCAGTTCCTGAGTTATCAGCAAGGGAAAAAGCCATCCTTGAGAATACAAGTGAACATTTCTTTCTTGTCGATTTCAATGTTGATGATACATATAAGAAGATGGCCGTCTGGGTCGAAAAATATGAATTTGGTAAACTTGTCGCACCTGAAATGGGACGCATGACAACTGCCGTCAAAGATAATGGGACAATCATCTTTACGACTTCCAAAACGGTTGATGGCCAAAATCTATCGATGTTCAACATCAGCATTCAAAACGACGATGGTACGGATACAGCCACTTATCCTGAAACCATTGCTGAAAAGGGTTCCAGCGTTTGGGGCAGTCCTAGTAAATTCAATATAAACAACACAAAAAAGCTTGCGTTGGCGAGTATTTGTTATTCAAGCCGAGATGAAGGAATACATACACTTTCCAATGGTTTTTTCAATGACATGGATCGTCATATGGAAGAGTTAAAGGAATACGATGTCGTCTACCTTCTGAGAAGTGAATTTACTAAATGAGCTTACAAGTGCAGGAGACAAGTTGAATCGAACTTGCCCTGCACAGTTTGTTTTTCATTCAAATTAAACGCAAAACTAAATTAAACGAATTAAAGAGAACACGATGAAATTTCCAATTGAGTTCTATAATGATTACTGTTGACTATTACTCTAGGTATTACTTTTGGTTTTACACTTCAAATCAGTGGAAAGCTATTATTTTTTAAATATGAAATATGAAAAGGATTGATTAACAAAATGCATTTTTACTAATACATGATAAAAATAAAAATCTAAAGAGTGTAGAAGATAAGTTTATAGATGCTATCTTTTATCAAATTTCGAATTATCTGACTTATATCATCAAGACGTACTAAGCTACAGTGAAGATCTTTTAGGGATGAAACATCAGTGCTCTTATCATGTACATACTTTAAAAGTAGAAGAAGAGTTTGTTTTTGATTTTCCTTTTGACATATTGACTATTCGAAATTATGTACAAGAAATCTTAATAAAATTAAATATCAAAGAACAACTTCCTACCTTTCAAGAAGCTGACTTTGATTACTTATCTCAAGATTAAAAAACAAATGAACAAAAACTATGTAAAAATCATTTTATGTTTATCTCTCTATTAATCATAGCTATATTTTCTTCAATAGGACTGACGAACATCAAAAATGGACACTTTAAACCTGATGAAAGAAACAATCAAACAGAGTGGGGATCATCTATAGCTAATGAAACACATATATCAGGATATAAAGAATGGATTAAACAATGAAGATGGGTACAGTTATGAAGGGGAAATTGGGTTTATAGGTGAAATTAAATAACTCTAAGTGACAATCTATATTCACTTGTCCCTTTTCTTAATGAAAGGCTCGTTTCGTAAAGATTGTTGTTTTTAAAACGAAACTATTTAAGGTTGATTGGAGCGGAAGTGCGAGACTCCTGCGGGAGCAGCGGGA
Protein-coding sequences here:
- a CDS encoding spore coat protein, whose amino-acid sequence is MKPTHSHLAWHETLELHELVAAQSITLIKLKKAYPTIQDPILKTIYRQTIMELLQFYPLTPKTDLDGDVLRDEASAATAGELLGLAKTSIKNYAGAISETATPSLRKVFIKHLNGAIDIHFKIFNYLYERNLYPAYNLNQLLQNDVDVANNALSQPF